A region of Diospyros lotus cultivar Yz01 chromosome 3, ASM1463336v1, whole genome shotgun sequence DNA encodes the following proteins:
- the LOC127797502 gene encoding transcription factor bHLH51, with amino-acid sequence MNVVLEMAANHDEFCSGGRAPSQLAAANNKERCSGSPFVVDPGHPAASNWVKEDTAASGSKSHSQAEKRRRDRINAQLSTLRKLIPKSDKMDKAALLGRVVEQVRDLKRKASEVSKGVTVPTDVDEVAIDWYLDQDGGNPQNVLIRASVCCDDRPELFGELNRALDGLQLTTVRADVACLGGRIKSILVLCTNSKQQGSGEELLEGVCINNVVHSLKGALSTIASSSSSPSNYCIKSKRQRFFLPP; translated from the exons ATGAATGTTGTGTTGGAGATGGCGGCGAACCATGATGAGTTTTGCTCCGGCGGCCGGGCTCCATCTCAATTAGCTGCTGCAAATAACAAAGAGAGGTGCAGCGGCAGCCCCTTCGTGGTTGATCCAGGGCACCCTGCAGCTTCTAATTGGGTTAAAGAAGACACAGCCGCTAGTGGTTCCAAGAGCCACAGTCAAGCTGAGAAGCGCAGAAGGGACAGGATCAATGCCCAGCTTTCAACTCTCAGGAAACTAATCCCCAAGTCTGAtaag ATGGACAAGGCAGCTTTGCTTGGGCGCGTGGTGGAACAGGTTAGAGATCTCAAGAGAAAGGCATCGGAAGTGAGCAAAGGGGTCACAGTTCCAACAGACGTAGACGAAGTGGCCATAGACTGGTACTTGGACCAAGATGGTGGCAACCCCCAAAACGTACTGATCAGGGCTTCTGTTTGCTGCGACGACCGGCCGGAGCTTTTTGGAGAGCTCAACCGGGCGCTCGATGGCCTGCAGCTGACGACTGTCAGGGCTGACGTGGCCTGTCTGGGGGGCAGGATCAAGAGCATATTGGTGCTATGCACAAACTCAAAGCAGCAGGGAAGTGGTGAAGAATTATTAGAGGGTGTTTGCATAAACAATGTTGTGCACTCACTTAAAGGGGCGTTGAGCACAATtgcttcatcttcctcctcaCCCTCTAACTACTGCATTAAGAGCAAGAGGCAGAGGTTCTTCTTGCCACCATGA